The Pseudalkalibacillus hwajinpoensis nucleotide sequence CGAATGGTAACATTAATCAAGTAACGAATTATTCTATTCATAATAGTATTGCCGTTGTTGATGTGAACATTGCGTATGAAGAACATATACAAGAAGCTGAGAAAGTGATCATTGATTTAATGGACGAGCTGTATGAGCAGTTTGATGCTATGATTGTGAAACCGGAATATCTTGGAGTCCAGGATTTAGGGCAATCAGAAGTAGTTCTTCGTATTATCTCAGAAGTGCATCCAATGGAGCACTGGGTCATAGGGCGAGAAATCCGAAAAGCGGTTAAACAACGTTTTGATGAAATAGGTATTGAGATTGCTCTGCCACGCGTTGTCATGTATCAGCGAGATGAGCAAGGTGAAGTGAAAGAAAAAGCATAAAGGGGGAATCCTTATGTCTGATAAAGAATTTGGCTTGAATGACATTGTCGAAATGAAAAAAGCGCATCCGTGTGGAGAAAACCGTTGGAAAGTAATTCGAATGGGAGCAGATATCCGAATCAAGTGTCTCGGATGTGACCATAGTGTGATGCTTCCAAGAAAAGAGTTCTCTAGAAAATTGAAAAAAGTTCTTGAGCATGCAGAATCCTGACCGTCCATTTTGGGCGGTCATTTTACTTATAGAGAAAGGGGGATGCTTGTTTTTTTGCTTCGTCATCTCTATAATTGGTAAGGTATGTCGTTCGTTGAACAAGATGATCAAAAAAGTCTATTTATGGCTCATTTAGCCATCTTTATTTTTATAAAAATCGCCTTCTGAGGCAGATACTTTAAAGGAGTGACCGAGATGGCATTAACCACCGGTATTGTAGGACTTCCGAATGTTGGGAAGTCAACTTTATTTAACGCAATTACACAGGCAGGAGCTGAGTCAGCTAACTATCCGTTCTGTACAATTGATCCGAACGTTGGAATTGTAGAAGTTCCAGATGAGCGTCTTCAAAAGCTAACTGAGCTTGTAAATCCAAAGAAGACTGTACCAACAGCTTTTGAATTTACAGATATTGCCGGGATTGTTAAAGGGGCAAGTAAAGGCGAAGGCCTAGGAAACAAGTTTCTTTCTCATATTCGTCAAGTAGATGCGATTTCACAAGTTGTTCGCTGTTTCGATGATGAGAATATTACACACGTTTCTGGTAAAGTAGATCCCATTTCTGATATTGAAACGATTAACCTTGAGCTAGTCCTTGCAGACCTTGAATCAGTAGAAAAGCGCATCGCCCGTGTTCAGAAAATGGCGAAGCAAAAAGATAAGGAAGCGCTAGCTGAATTTAACGTTCTAACAAAGCTTAAGGAAGCATTCGAAGAAGAACAGCCTGCTCGAAGCGTAGAGCTAACGGAAGAAGAAGAGAAAATTGTTTACGGCTACCATCTATTAACGAAAAAGCCTGTTCTTTACGTAGCAAACGTTGACGAAGATGATCTTCTGGACCCAACTGATAATGAGTATGTGGCTAAAGTTCGTGAATATGCTGCAAAAGAAGGCGCAGAAGTTATCGTCGTTTGTGCGAAGATTGAATCCGAACTCGCTGAACTTGAAGGCGAAGAAAAAGATGCATTTCTTGAAGACATTGGAATCTCTGAGCCGGGATTGAATAAATTAATCCGCGCTTCCTATGACCTTCTTGGACTAGCTACTTACTTCACAGCTGGTGAGCAAGAAGTTCGGGCGTGGACATTCCGTCTTGGAATGAAAGCTCCACAAGCAGCTGGTATTATCCATACAGACTTCGAACGTGGTTTTATCCGCGCAGAAATTGTAGCTTATGATGACCTAGTTGAAGCTGGGACAATGGCTATCGCGAAAGAAAAAGGAAAAGTTCGTCTTGAAGGAAAAGAGTACATTGTAAAAGACGGAGACGTGATCCATTTCCGCTTTAACGTTTAAGGTATAGGTTCTTTTCTAAATGATTCTTGTTTTGATAGGGTTCTGTATAAAAAATCCACACGTGGCTGATTGGAGCGGAAGGTGCTCACCGCCCGCTTCGCGGAAAGCGAGCATCCTGAAGCGGAAATCAACCAGTCTATAGATTCAATTTCTTCGGGACTTGCTAATAAAGAATTAATTTGGTATAATCTAAAGCTGTGAGTAATTATCTTTGTATACTTACTCCTTGCTCTTAATTACCATTGAGAGCCGTTAGACCAAAAGGAGGTGAACGGAATGCGTAACTACGAAATTATGTACATTATCCGTCCAAACATTGAAGAGGATGCACAGAAAGCTCTTGTTGAGCGTTTCAACGGTATCCTTACAGACAATGGTGCGGAAATTAATGAAACTAAAGAAATGGGTAAGAAGCGTCTTGCTTATGAAATCGAGAATTTCAACAGCGGGATCTACATGCTTCTTAACATTAACAGTAATACTGAAGCGATTGAAGAGTTCAGCCGTTTGATGAAAATCAACGACGATGTTCTTCGTTTCATGACGATCAACCTAGAAGAAGCTAAAAAGTAATTGTTTTATAAATAGGAGGGGTTCTGATGCTGAATCGCGTCGTATTAGTTGGACGTTTAACAAAAGACCCTGAATTGCGTTATACCCCTAGTGGCGTAGCGGTTGCGAACTTTACACTTGCTGTAAATCGCCCGTTTACGAATCAGCAGGGAGACCGCGAAGCTGATTTTATCAACATTGTTGTATGGCGCAGACAGGCAGAAAATGCAGCCAATTTCTTGAAAAAAGGCAGCCTTGCTGGTGTAGATGGACGAGTTCAGACTCGCTCTTACGATAATAGCCAGGGACAGCGTGTGTTTGTGACAGAAGTGATGGCTGAAAGCGTCCAATTTCTCGAGCCTAAAGGTGCAAACCAGGGCGGTGGCGGAAGCGGCAACAGTAGCAACTACGGTGGCGGCAACCAAAACAGAGAAACCGGCGGTTACGGGAATCAGAACCAAAATCGTGATAACAACCGTGATCACTCCAATTTTGGAGATGACCCGTTTGCGAGCGATGGCAAGCCGATCGACATTTCAGATGATGACTTGCCGTTCTAATACTCTCTGTTTCGAGCGGTGAAAACAGAGATCGAATTTTAAATGCAAAGGAGGTAACTACCCATGGCAAGACCAGGTGGACGCAGAGGTCGTCGTAAAAAGGTTTGTTTCTTCACAGTAAACAAAATCACTTACATCGACTATAAAGATACAGATCTTCTTAAGCGTTTCGTATCTGAGCGTGGAAAAATTCTTCCACGTCGTGTAACAGGTACTAGCGCTAAATATCAACGTCAATTGACTCGTGCGGTTAAACGTGCTCGTCAAATGGCTTTACTACCATACGTACTTGGTGAGTAAGTTTTAAAACAGTGGGACATTGTCCCACTGTTTTTTTCTATACAAGTTTATTCTGAAATAATGTTTTTTTACATTGTTGGAGAATAAGTGGTTTATGACTTCACATATTGAGGGAATAAGAACCTTACAAGAGATCTGTAAGGAGGAACCACAATAATGAAGAATGTGGAAACAACAACAATTAATCTGACAGAGCAGCTTAGTATGAACTCCCTTATGGCATTCGTAAAAAAAGCGAAATCGTTTAACAGTCACGTGTCACTCTATCGTAATGGTCATAGCATTAACGCAAAGAACTTAACAAGCGTAATAACGTTCAATCTTACGGTGAAAGAAAATGACTCACTTCTTCTTATTGCTGACGGTGAGGATGCTACCGAAGCATCTATGCAATTAGAAGAATGGCTTCAAAATGAAATGGATAGCGCAAAAGAAGAGACTTTATCTCTTATGTAATACATAGTAGGCTGTTGAGAAAACAGCCTTTTCTTAATGCTTACTATTCAAATTAATGAAACATTTGCTGAAACGGGCAGAAATTCTTACAATGTAGTAAGGGGATTTCGACCCGTTTTTTTGAATATCATAAAAGGTAGTTTATTGAATTCGTGTAAATACTGGTATGGTAGGGCGTGAGACTGAATGTAGATTTATTTAGTAGTCGAACATTATCGTTCGCTTTACTGATCTAGCTGCAGTGGGCAGGTCCTCGAGTCGCTTCACCCTTTCATCCGAACACAAAGACCGTGTTCAAATGAAAGGTCTCCAGCGCTTGTCGAGCCTAATCGCCCACTTCCGCTTTACTGATCCAGCTGCAGTGGGCAGGTCCTCGAGTCGCTTCACCCTTTCATCCGAACACAAAGACCGTGTTCAAATGAAAGGTCTCCAGCGTTTGTCGGACCTAATCGCCCACTTCCGCTTTATTGATCCAGCTGCAGTGGGCAGGTCCTCGAGTCGCTTCACCCTTTCATCCGAACACAAAGACCGTGTTCAAATGAAAGGTCTCCAGCGCTTGTCGGACCTAATCGCCCACTTCCGCTTTACTGATCCAGCTGCAGTGGCCAGTCTCTCGATCACTTCACCTTTTCCTCTGAACACAAAGACCGTGTTCAAATG carries:
- the rpsR gene encoding 30S ribosomal protein S18 → MARPGGRRGRRKKVCFFTVNKITYIDYKDTDLLKRFVSERGKILPRRVTGTSAKYQRQLTRAVKRARQMALLPYVLGE
- the rpsF gene encoding 30S ribosomal protein S6, with amino-acid sequence MRNYEIMYIIRPNIEEDAQKALVERFNGILTDNGAEINETKEMGKKRLAYEIENFNSGIYMLLNINSNTEAIEEFSRLMKINDDVLRFMTINLEEAKK
- the ychF gene encoding redox-regulated ATPase YchF translates to MALTTGIVGLPNVGKSTLFNAITQAGAESANYPFCTIDPNVGIVEVPDERLQKLTELVNPKKTVPTAFEFTDIAGIVKGASKGEGLGNKFLSHIRQVDAISQVVRCFDDENITHVSGKVDPISDIETINLELVLADLESVEKRIARVQKMAKQKDKEALAEFNVLTKLKEAFEEEQPARSVELTEEEEKIVYGYHLLTKKPVLYVANVDEDDLLDPTDNEYVAKVREYAAKEGAEVIVVCAKIESELAELEGEEKDAFLEDIGISEPGLNKLIRASYDLLGLATYFTAGEQEVRAWTFRLGMKAPQAAGIIHTDFERGFIRAEIVAYDDLVEAGTMAIAKEKGKVRLEGKEYIVKDGDVIHFRFNV
- a CDS encoding HPr family phosphocarrier protein, whose product is MKNVETTTINLTEQLSMNSLMAFVKKAKSFNSHVSLYRNGHSINAKNLTSVITFNLTVKENDSLLLIADGEDATEASMQLEEWLQNEMDSAKEETLSLM
- the ssb gene encoding single-stranded DNA-binding protein → MLNRVVLVGRLTKDPELRYTPSGVAVANFTLAVNRPFTNQQGDREADFINIVVWRRQAENAANFLKKGSLAGVDGRVQTRSYDNSQGQRVFVTEVMAESVQFLEPKGANQGGGGSGNSSNYGGGNQNRETGGYGNQNQNRDNNRDHSNFGDDPFASDGKPIDISDDDLPF
- a CDS encoding DUF951 domain-containing protein, whose translation is MSDKEFGLNDIVEMKKAHPCGENRWKVIRMGADIRIKCLGCDHSVMLPRKEFSRKLKKVLEHAES